The following proteins are co-located in the Cyanobacteria bacterium GSL.Bin1 genome:
- a CDS encoding TAXI family TRAP transporter solute-binding subunit: protein MQLFFPTLGLPKLVTVAIALLPLSLSGCNSVSEPLKLSTGSPTGYYYRLGQVIEASVEDTVNLDLQVQESEGSLDNLQQLLEGEIDVALVQLDVAEAKMKTGEIKAIAVLAEEHIHLITRQTTVAKADAEPVTLSDLNSKTIAIGTPGSGIRFTAEQLLQAARLDTPSSIQTNDVGFSEALDLLSQGQVDAAFYVGRLGANERLREAFASDPSLKLLSISSGLTNFLAMQKPGVYRAATIPEGIYGVFPNVPNQTVSSLTTPTVLITRPDANPKTVRLITWSLIATARRYATFYPELHSGDPNLLLRQGLFFVHPDAVDVYEHGDPRRVWVRYWENNSDLQAGLFLLVGTSVAGMVLRYWQKRQSQHLVDRTHQRIIEINERLTQSPQEALGEIEELSQDNRLQFIAGKIPDDVYAQVQQTTQTFSDQCRSVLDQQRREQILNTLLLLDDWQETLQSDPEAALSKLSQIKQQYREMLLSNQVDIQAYMELTELTLISVMTLAPKPKPSAETIPVPSSSE, encoded by the coding sequence ATGCAACTATTCTTCCCGACGTTAGGGTTACCGAAGTTAGTTACGGTGGCGATCGCGCTTTTGCCCCTCAGCTTGAGCGGATGTAACTCAGTTTCTGAACCATTAAAGCTCTCCACCGGGTCTCCCACTGGCTACTACTACCGTTTGGGACAGGTCATTGAAGCTTCAGTAGAGGACACCGTCAACCTTGATCTTCAAGTTCAGGAGTCTGAGGGCTCGCTGGATAATCTCCAACAGCTACTAGAAGGGGAGATAGATGTAGCGCTCGTACAACTCGATGTGGCAGAAGCCAAGATGAAAACAGGGGAGATCAAAGCGATTGCGGTCCTTGCGGAAGAACATATCCATCTCATTACTCGCCAGACGACAGTTGCCAAAGCTGATGCTGAACCGGTTACACTCTCTGATCTCAATAGTAAAACGATCGCGATCGGCACACCAGGTAGTGGGATTCGCTTTACGGCGGAGCAACTCCTCCAAGCGGCTCGACTGGATACGCCGAGTAGCATTCAAACCAATGATGTCGGCTTTAGCGAGGCCTTGGATTTATTAAGCCAAGGTCAGGTGGATGCGGCATTTTATGTGGGGCGTCTGGGAGCCAACGAACGCTTGCGAGAGGCTTTTGCCAGCGACCCCTCCCTGAAGTTATTATCGATTTCCTCTGGTCTAACTAACTTTCTGGCAATGCAAAAACCAGGGGTTTACAGAGCTGCGACGATTCCCGAAGGCATCTACGGTGTTTTTCCCAACGTCCCCAATCAAACAGTAAGCAGCCTTACCACGCCTACAGTGCTAATAACTCGCCCAGATGCCAATCCCAAGACAGTTCGCCTCATTACTTGGTCGCTCATTGCAACCGCTCGGCGCTATGCAACTTTCTATCCTGAGCTACACTCGGGCGATCCAAATTTACTGCTACGTCAGGGATTATTCTTCGTTCATCCCGATGCCGTGGATGTCTATGAACATGGGGATCCGCGTCGGGTGTGGGTTCGCTATTGGGAAAACAATAGCGATTTACAAGCTGGGCTCTTTCTCCTCGTAGGGACGAGCGTTGCTGGCATGGTGTTGCGGTATTGGCAGAAGCGGCAATCTCAACATCTGGTTGACCGCACTCATCAGCGCATTATAGAAATTAACGAACGGTTAACCCAATCGCCTCAAGAAGCCCTCGGGGAAATTGAAGAACTCAGCCAGGATAATCGACTGCAATTTATTGCCGGTAAGATTCCCGATGATGTCTATGCTCAGGTCCAACAGACAACTCAAACCTTTAGCGATCAATGTCGCTCGGTGTTAGATCAACAACGTCGTGAGCAGATTCTGAATACCTTACTCCTACTAGATGATTGGCAAGAGACCTTGCAGAGTGACCCGGAAGCTGCGCTGAGCAAACTGAGCCAGATTAAACAACAATATCGAGAGATGCTGCTGTCCAATCAGGTAGATATTCAAGCCTACATGGAGTTAACGGAGTTAACGCTAATTTCCGTCATGACCCTCGCACCGAAGCCAAAACCATCAGCAGAGACAATACCGGTACCATCTTCTTCAGAATAG
- a CDS encoding DoxX family membrane protein encodes MQRLVSALFRSNLAPNYWSQGSWAILRVVIGLFMIHNGIDKLSDVESFAQAYVEVIGLPFPIFFSYVAGYAELIGAPLVALGLFTRPAALLNVATMAVAIYHHILVAGLSIPYLELASIYAAAFLFFAVNGGGIFSLDTFIGNWISDRLTPDRSEEEEPISVREVAESKSVN; translated from the coding sequence ATGCAACGCCTAGTGTCTGCACTCTTTCGGTCGAACCTTGCACCCAACTACTGGTCTCAAGGCAGTTGGGCAATTTTACGGGTCGTCATCGGACTGTTTATGATTCATAACGGTATTGATAAACTTTCTGATGTTGAGTCCTTTGCCCAGGCTTATGTAGAAGTGATTGGTTTACCGTTTCCGATTTTCTTTAGTTACGTTGCCGGCTATGCGGAATTAATTGGCGCCCCCTTAGTGGCATTGGGACTGTTCACTCGACCCGCAGCGCTACTGAATGTGGCGACAATGGCAGTAGCGATTTACCATCATATTTTAGTCGCGGGCTTGAGTATTCCCTACTTAGAATTAGCCAGTATCTATGCGGCAGCTTTCTTGTTCTTTGCAGTCAATGGCGGTGGCATCTTTTCCCTGGATACCTTTATTGGGAATTGGATCAGTGACCGCTTAACACCAGATCGCTCAGAAGAAGAGGAACCGATTTCAGTTCGGGAAGTTGCAGAATCCAAATCCGTTAATTAA
- a CDS encoding c-type cytochrome, whose product MVGKKILALFVVVAFLITGCGSSDAQSPPASKTETTPEMSQQPEQTEEVAEAKSEASAVELSREAADLENGKQVFMAKANCTQCHRGGINTVIADKHLGKDALEKYNMDSIAAITHQVRNGKNAMPAYGRRLSDEQIQDVAAYVLSQAEKGWTNQ is encoded by the coding sequence ATGGTTGGGAAAAAAATACTTGCACTCTTCGTTGTGGTAGCTTTCTTAATCACAGGTTGTGGCAGTTCTGACGCTCAAAGTCCTCCCGCCTCTAAAACGGAAACCACTCCAGAAATGAGTCAACAGCCAGAGCAAACAGAAGAAGTTGCTGAGGCAAAATCAGAAGCCAGTGCAGTCGAGTTAAGTCGAGAGGCTGCGGATCTCGAAAACGGCAAACAAGTCTTCATGGCAAAAGCCAATTGCACCCAATGTCATCGTGGCGGCATCAACACTGTAATCGCAGACAAACATTTGGGAAAAGATGCCCTGGAGAAATACAATATGGATTCTATAGCAGCGATCACGCACCAAGTGAGAAATGGTAAAAACGCGATGCCTGCCTACGGAAGACGACTCAGTGACGAACAAATTCAAGATGTTGCTGCTTATGTCCTCTCCCAAGCCGAAAAAGGTTGGACCAATCAATAA
- a CDS encoding N-acetylmuramoyl-L-alanine amidase, whose protein sequence is MKNWFTPFISGLLVTSYATFPALGETKQELTVVYPPQKHQTTADQIFLIGTAPGRVYVNGTPIEQSRAGHFAPSFPLDMGDNQFTLRYQDQEVRIQVTRVPPFPTPPATGGFASESLVPSQPMTRQVGELICLEAMGSPQAEVRATLDEQVIPLLPQARRALPPNYAVLTGENAPLFQVTQLYQGCFTTKVAGNLGNPTYTMQLGDQTITASDTADITILTPQEYSVVEVTVDTGAARTGPGTSYSRLTPLPKGTRATVTGRDGEWLRLAYGAWINAEETQIIPDAVPPKTLIRSIKAKPEATTTEISFPLQVPVPVSVEQGEATFTLTLHHTIAQTDTIHFDDDPFIKRLDWKQVDPETVQYTFHLKSQQQWGYRLRYEGSNLILSLKHPPKRDAELNKTLAGMKIVLDPGHGGDELGAKGPTGYPEKVVNLTVSQLLREELEQRGAIVYMTRESDQFVSLADRIAFINEVNPAIALSIHYNALPDDGDAINTSGIGTFWYNPPAHDLAVFLHNYLVNERDRDSYGVFWNTLALTRPHTTLAVLLELGFMINPTEFEWITDPQAQEKLAATIADGVEVWWKNQQEKVSAESSQR, encoded by the coding sequence ATGAAAAATTGGTTCACTCCTTTCATTTCAGGACTGCTAGTGACAAGTTATGCCACTTTTCCAGCGTTGGGGGAAACAAAACAAGAATTAACTGTGGTTTATCCTCCTCAAAAGCACCAGACAACAGCTGATCAAATCTTCCTCATTGGGACGGCTCCCGGTAGAGTATATGTTAATGGTACCCCTATCGAACAGAGTAGAGCCGGACACTTTGCTCCGAGTTTCCCCCTAGACATGGGAGACAACCAATTTACCTTACGTTATCAGGATCAAGAAGTTAGAATCCAAGTGACTCGGGTTCCACCCTTTCCCACTCCTCCTGCTACTGGCGGTTTTGCCTCTGAGTCTCTTGTGCCTTCCCAACCCATGACTCGTCAGGTAGGAGAATTGATTTGCCTAGAAGCAATGGGTTCACCCCAGGCTGAGGTGAGAGCAACTTTAGATGAGCAAGTCATCCCGCTGTTGCCTCAGGCAAGACGTGCCCTTCCTCCAAATTATGCGGTTTTAACCGGAGAAAATGCACCCCTTTTTCAGGTTACCCAACTTTATCAGGGATGTTTCACTACAAAAGTCGCTGGAAATTTAGGTAATCCCACTTATACAATGCAATTGGGTGACCAGACCATTACTGCTTCTGATACAGCTGATATCACAATCCTAACGCCACAAGAGTATTCAGTGGTGGAAGTGACGGTAGATACAGGCGCAGCCCGAACCGGTCCCGGCACGAGCTATTCTCGTCTGACGCCCCTGCCAAAAGGAACAAGAGCAACCGTCACGGGACGGGACGGGGAATGGTTACGTTTGGCTTATGGGGCTTGGATTAATGCTGAGGAGACACAAATCATTCCTGATGCTGTTCCGCCAAAAACCTTGATTCGCAGTATCAAAGCCAAACCAGAAGCAACCACCACTGAAATTAGTTTTCCCTTGCAAGTTCCTGTACCAGTGAGCGTGGAACAGGGGGAAGCAACCTTTACGCTGACTTTGCATCATACGATCGCGCAAACCGATACCATCCATTTCGATGACGATCCCTTCATTAAACGCTTAGATTGGAAACAAGTTGACCCTGAGACAGTGCAATATACTTTTCATTTGAAGTCACAACAACAGTGGGGCTATCGGCTCAGGTATGAAGGAAGCAATTTGATTTTATCTCTGAAACATCCACCAAAGCGTGATGCAGAATTGAATAAAACTCTAGCTGGCATGAAAATTGTACTTGATCCAGGTCATGGCGGAGATGAGCTCGGGGCAAAAGGACCCACAGGATATCCTGAAAAGGTAGTGAATTTGACGGTTTCTCAGTTGCTGCGAGAGGAACTCGAACAACGAGGCGCAATCGTTTATATGACCCGCGAGAGCGATCAGTTTGTCTCTTTAGCAGACCGGATTGCTTTCATTAATGAGGTCAATCCCGCGATCGCGCTTTCCATTCACTACAATGCGCTTCCCGATGATGGAGATGCCATTAATACCTCTGGGATCGGTACCTTTTGGTACAATCCGCCCGCCCACGACTTGGCGGTTTTCCTTCACAATTATCTGGTTAATGAGCGCGATCGAGATTCCTATGGTGTGTTTTGGAATACGCTTGCCCTGACTCGTCCCCACACGACCCTCGCTGTCCTTTTAGAACTCGGTTTCATGATTAATCCCACTGAATTTGAATGGATTACCGATCCCCAAGCGCAAGAAAAACTGGCAGCAACTATTGCGGATGGGGTTGAAGTTTGGTGGAAAAATCAGCAAGAAAAAGTCAGCGCTGAGTCTTCCCAACGCTGA
- a CDS encoding sorbosone dehydrogenase family protein, whose protein sequence is MKRNLVVIASLLLSGIVGCTTAPSTSQLAESEDKPSSSEQAKQIATQPLTPQPIQIKIEDLPPPFATESASKPPQVSPIPDQPTLKVPEGFTVNVFAEDLNNPRWLALTPSGDVLVTETRDNRIRLLKDTDNNGVADVSQVFATADNGLDIPFGMAFTEDYFFLGNHNAVRRYPYEKGQEQLMDKGEKIADLPGGGYRQHWTRNVVLSPDQSQLYVSIGSRSNVSEEPLPRASVQVMNLDGSNQETFAFGLRNPVGLDFHPETQALYTTVNERDGLGDDLVPDYLTRLEPGEFYGWPYTYFKPSLLDPRQSNNGKSKEPELAAKTRTPDVLFQSHSAALGLAFYDGKTFPEFYRNGAFVAFRGSWNRDRGTGYKIVFVPFNEQNRPEGDYQDFLTGFLTDPSVPRTWGRPVGVQVLPDGSLLLTEEANNRIYRVQYTGQ, encoded by the coding sequence ATGAAACGTAACCTGGTTGTAATTGCATCGCTCCTTTTATCTGGAATTGTTGGGTGTACCACCGCTCCCTCCACTTCCCAATTGGCAGAATCAGAGGACAAACCATCATCTTCTGAGCAGGCAAAGCAAATTGCCACTCAACCTCTTACGCCACAACCCATTCAGATTAAAATAGAGGATTTACCGCCCCCTTTTGCCACGGAAAGTGCCTCGAAACCGCCACAAGTGAGTCCGATTCCAGACCAACCGACACTCAAGGTTCCGGAAGGATTTACCGTTAACGTTTTTGCTGAAGATTTAAATAATCCCCGTTGGCTGGCTTTAACCCCCTCGGGAGATGTGTTAGTGACTGAAACTCGGGATAACCGGATCCGGTTATTAAAAGATACGGATAATAATGGGGTTGCTGATGTCTCGCAAGTGTTTGCCACTGCCGACAATGGCTTAGATATTCCCTTTGGCATGGCATTTACCGAAGATTATTTCTTTTTAGGCAATCACAATGCAGTGCGTCGCTACCCTTACGAAAAAGGGCAAGAACAACTCATGGACAAGGGAGAAAAAATTGCGGATCTTCCCGGTGGCGGTTATCGGCAACATTGGACGAGAAATGTTGTTCTTTCCCCCGATCAAAGCCAGCTCTATGTATCCATTGGTTCCCGCAGTAATGTCAGTGAAGAGCCGCTCCCCCGTGCTTCCGTACAGGTCATGAACTTAGATGGCTCAAATCAAGAAACCTTTGCCTTTGGTTTACGCAACCCAGTTGGGTTAGACTTTCATCCAGAAACGCAAGCCCTCTATACTACTGTCAATGAACGAGATGGTTTAGGCGATGACTTAGTTCCCGACTATTTAACCCGTTTAGAACCCGGTGAATTTTATGGTTGGCCCTATACCTATTTCAAACCGAGTTTACTGGATCCGCGACAAAGTAATAACGGGAAAAGCAAGGAACCGGAACTGGCGGCAAAAACTCGCACCCCTGATGTTTTATTTCAATCCCATTCGGCTGCCTTGGGTTTAGCCTTTTATGACGGCAAGACCTTCCCAGAATTTTATCGTAATGGGGCCTTTGTTGCTTTTCGCGGGTCTTGGAATCGCGATCGCGGTACCGGCTATAAAATAGTGTTTGTTCCGTTTAATGAGCAAAATCGTCCCGAAGGCGATTATCAAGATTTCCTGACCGGATTCCTGACCGATCCCAGTGTTCCCCGTACCTGGGGGCGTCCAGTGGGGGTACAGGTTCTTCCCGATGGCAGTTTACTCTTGACAGAAGAAGCTAACAACCGCATTTATCGCGTCCAATACACAGGACAATAA